In Astyanax mexicanus isolate ESR-SI-001 chromosome 5, AstMex3_surface, whole genome shotgun sequence, a single window of DNA contains:
- the sp3b gene encoding transcription factor Sp3 isoform X1: MTAPEQSAKQQEMAALDVDSSQSEFLQSASCASDQQTTDLSSIQLTGSSDRWEVLTPVSTGKDESGVVHLPSGGLVGTNGQYVVPLQTMAGQTQPVFVTAGADGTCANGVQYQVIPQLQSADAASLGYATSTADGAALGTDIAILPDGTQGISTSTNANDLQSLLAQAGHVQQIPSVSLTGTGFGGQGQVVANVPVGLPGNITFVPLNSLSNADLESLGLAGAQTIATGVTADGQLIMSGSAATSSENAGEAVMDKSTQQQLTASNTIANANTFVPTTSATSATSLPETIDGTGVLTQATAVSAGQQDPSFVQQNHAATAEPVVQLLPAQSADGTAQALQSVQLLNAGTFLIQAQTVSPTGQIQWQTFQVQGVQNLQNLQLPATSGVTSPQITLAPVQTLSLGQPGTTTAGQIPNLQTVTVNSITQYQPDDNTESPSDIHIKEEPDSDDWHLSGDSTLNTNDLSHLHVRMMDEDLQGMGQEGKRLRRVACTCPNCKEAGGRGSGTGKKKQHICHIPGCGKVYGKTSHLRAHLRWHSGERPFICSWSYCGKRFTRSDELQRHRRTHTGEKKFVCPECSKRFMRSDHLAKHIKTHLNKKGLNSASAAGQTEAAAPSDSIIAGGGATLILTNLQQAGAQDLLSNADLPLQLVTVSASEVLE, encoded by the exons ATGACTG CCCCAGAACAGTCAGCGAAACAGCAGGAAATGGCTGCCTTGGACGTGGACAGCAGTCAGAGCGAGTTTCTTCAGTCCGCCAGCTGCGCCTCGGACCAG CAAACAACAGACCTCTCGTCCATCCAGCTCACAGGCTCAAGCGACCGATGGGAGGTGCTGACACCAGTTTCCACAGGCAAAGACGAGTCAGGTGTAGTACACCTACCCAGTGGGGGACTTGTGGGCACCAATGGGCAGTATGTGGTCCCACTGCAGACTATGGCAGGACAGACTCAGCCTGTTTTTGTTACAGCAGGGGCAGATGGTACCTGTGCCAATGGTGTGCAGTACCAGGTCATCCCACAGCTCCAGAGTGCAGACGCAGCATCATTGGGCTATGCTACTTCGACTGCTGATGGAGCTGCACTGGGTACAGACATTGCCATACTGCCTGACGGGACCCAGGGCATCTCCACGTCAACTAACGCTAACGATCTCCAGAGTCTCCTGGCCCAGGCTGGGCACGTGCAACAGATTCCTAGTGTCTCATTGACCGGAACAGGGTTCGGAGGTCAGGGCCAGGTGGTGGCTAACGTCCCTGTTGGATTGCCTGGCAACATCACATTCGTGCCGCTCAACAGTCTAAGCAATGCAGACCTGGAGTCTCTGGGGCTGGCTGGTGCTCAGACCATCGCCACAGGTGTCACGGCTGACGGGCAGCTCATCATGTCCGGCTCAGCCGCCACCTCGAGTGAGAACGCAGGTGAAGCAGTGATGGACAAGTCCACGCAGCAGCAGCTGACTGCTAGCAATACAATTGCTAACGCAAACACCTTCGTGCCCACAACCAGCGCCACCTCAGCCACGTCGCTCCCTGAGACGATAGATGGCACGGGGGTCCTGACTCAAGCCACGGCCGTTTCTGCTGGGCAGCAGGACCCGTCCTTCGTGCAGCAGAACCACGCGGCTACAGCAGAGCCTGTGGTGCAGCTTCTTCCTGCTCAGTCTGCAGATGGCACAGCGCAAGCATTGCAAAGTGTGCAGCTGCTTAATGCAGGAACCTTCCTGATCCAGGCCCAAACTGTCTCGCCGACAGGCCAGATCCAGTGGCAGACCTTTCAGGTGCAGGGTGTCCAGAACCTGCAGAATCTCCAGCTGCCAGCAACTAGCGGGGTGACTTCACCACAGATCACTCTCGCTCCTGTACAGACCTTGTCACTTGGGCAGCCCGGGACAACTACAGCCGGGCAGATCCCCAACCTGCAGACTGTCACGGTAAACTCCATCACTCAGTACCAACCAGATGACAACACGGAGAGTCCTTCAg ATATTCATATTAAGGAGGAGCCAGACTCAGATGATTGGCACTTGAGTGGAGACTCCACCCTGAACACCAATGACCTGTCACACCTTCACGTGCGAATGATGGATGAGGATCTGCAGGGTATGGGTCAGGAAGGGAAGAGGCTACGTAGAGTTGCATGCACTTGCCCCAACTGCAAAGAGGCAGGGGGGAG AGGTTCGGGTACAGGAAAGAAGAAGCAGCATATATGCCACATCCCAGGCTGCGGTAAGGTGTATGGAAAGACGTCTCATCTGCGTGCTCACCTCCGCTGGCACTCTGGGGAGAGGCCCTTTATCTGCTCCTGGAGCTACTGTGGCAAAAGATTCACTCGCAGTGATGAGCTGCAGCGCCACCGGAGGACCCACACAG GGGAGAAGAAGTTTGTATGTCCGGAATGTTCAAAGCGCTTCATGCGGAGCGACCATTTGGCCAAACACATTAAAACTCACCTGAACAAAAAAGGGCTGAACTCTGCCTCTGCAGCGGGGCAGACAGAAGCTGCCGCCCCCTCGGACAGCATCATCGCCGGGGGCGGGGCCACCCTCATCTTGACCAATCTGCAACAGGCCGGCGCCCAAGACCTTCTCTCCAACGCCGACCTTCCACTCCAGCTGGTCACTGTGTCTGCCAGCGAGGTCCTGGAGTAA
- the sp3b gene encoding transcription factor Sp3 isoform X2, with protein sequence MAALDVDSSQSEFLQSASCASDQQTTDLSSIQLTGSSDRWEVLTPVSTGKDESGVVHLPSGGLVGTNGQYVVPLQTMAGQTQPVFVTAGADGTCANGVQYQVIPQLQSADAASLGYATSTADGAALGTDIAILPDGTQGISTSTNANDLQSLLAQAGHVQQIPSVSLTGTGFGGQGQVVANVPVGLPGNITFVPLNSLSNADLESLGLAGAQTIATGVTADGQLIMSGSAATSSENAGEAVMDKSTQQQLTASNTIANANTFVPTTSATSATSLPETIDGTGVLTQATAVSAGQQDPSFVQQNHAATAEPVVQLLPAQSADGTAQALQSVQLLNAGTFLIQAQTVSPTGQIQWQTFQVQGVQNLQNLQLPATSGVTSPQITLAPVQTLSLGQPGTTTAGQIPNLQTVTVNSITQYQPDDNTESPSDIHIKEEPDSDDWHLSGDSTLNTNDLSHLHVRMMDEDLQGMGQEGKRLRRVACTCPNCKEAGGRGSGTGKKKQHICHIPGCGKVYGKTSHLRAHLRWHSGERPFICSWSYCGKRFTRSDELQRHRRTHTGEKKFVCPECSKRFMRSDHLAKHIKTHLNKKGLNSASAAGQTEAAAPSDSIIAGGGATLILTNLQQAGAQDLLSNADLPLQLVTVSASEVLE encoded by the exons ATGGCTGCCTTGGACGTGGACAGCAGTCAGAGCGAGTTTCTTCAGTCCGCCAGCTGCGCCTCGGACCAG CAAACAACAGACCTCTCGTCCATCCAGCTCACAGGCTCAAGCGACCGATGGGAGGTGCTGACACCAGTTTCCACAGGCAAAGACGAGTCAGGTGTAGTACACCTACCCAGTGGGGGACTTGTGGGCACCAATGGGCAGTATGTGGTCCCACTGCAGACTATGGCAGGACAGACTCAGCCTGTTTTTGTTACAGCAGGGGCAGATGGTACCTGTGCCAATGGTGTGCAGTACCAGGTCATCCCACAGCTCCAGAGTGCAGACGCAGCATCATTGGGCTATGCTACTTCGACTGCTGATGGAGCTGCACTGGGTACAGACATTGCCATACTGCCTGACGGGACCCAGGGCATCTCCACGTCAACTAACGCTAACGATCTCCAGAGTCTCCTGGCCCAGGCTGGGCACGTGCAACAGATTCCTAGTGTCTCATTGACCGGAACAGGGTTCGGAGGTCAGGGCCAGGTGGTGGCTAACGTCCCTGTTGGATTGCCTGGCAACATCACATTCGTGCCGCTCAACAGTCTAAGCAATGCAGACCTGGAGTCTCTGGGGCTGGCTGGTGCTCAGACCATCGCCACAGGTGTCACGGCTGACGGGCAGCTCATCATGTCCGGCTCAGCCGCCACCTCGAGTGAGAACGCAGGTGAAGCAGTGATGGACAAGTCCACGCAGCAGCAGCTGACTGCTAGCAATACAATTGCTAACGCAAACACCTTCGTGCCCACAACCAGCGCCACCTCAGCCACGTCGCTCCCTGAGACGATAGATGGCACGGGGGTCCTGACTCAAGCCACGGCCGTTTCTGCTGGGCAGCAGGACCCGTCCTTCGTGCAGCAGAACCACGCGGCTACAGCAGAGCCTGTGGTGCAGCTTCTTCCTGCTCAGTCTGCAGATGGCACAGCGCAAGCATTGCAAAGTGTGCAGCTGCTTAATGCAGGAACCTTCCTGATCCAGGCCCAAACTGTCTCGCCGACAGGCCAGATCCAGTGGCAGACCTTTCAGGTGCAGGGTGTCCAGAACCTGCAGAATCTCCAGCTGCCAGCAACTAGCGGGGTGACTTCACCACAGATCACTCTCGCTCCTGTACAGACCTTGTCACTTGGGCAGCCCGGGACAACTACAGCCGGGCAGATCCCCAACCTGCAGACTGTCACGGTAAACTCCATCACTCAGTACCAACCAGATGACAACACGGAGAGTCCTTCAg ATATTCATATTAAGGAGGAGCCAGACTCAGATGATTGGCACTTGAGTGGAGACTCCACCCTGAACACCAATGACCTGTCACACCTTCACGTGCGAATGATGGATGAGGATCTGCAGGGTATGGGTCAGGAAGGGAAGAGGCTACGTAGAGTTGCATGCACTTGCCCCAACTGCAAAGAGGCAGGGGGGAG AGGTTCGGGTACAGGAAAGAAGAAGCAGCATATATGCCACATCCCAGGCTGCGGTAAGGTGTATGGAAAGACGTCTCATCTGCGTGCTCACCTCCGCTGGCACTCTGGGGAGAGGCCCTTTATCTGCTCCTGGAGCTACTGTGGCAAAAGATTCACTCGCAGTGATGAGCTGCAGCGCCACCGGAGGACCCACACAG GGGAGAAGAAGTTTGTATGTCCGGAATGTTCAAAGCGCTTCATGCGGAGCGACCATTTGGCCAAACACATTAAAACTCACCTGAACAAAAAAGGGCTGAACTCTGCCTCTGCAGCGGGGCAGACAGAAGCTGCCGCCCCCTCGGACAGCATCATCGCCGGGGGCGGGGCCACCCTCATCTTGACCAATCTGCAACAGGCCGGCGCCCAAGACCTTCTCTCCAACGCCGACCTTCCACTCCAGCTGGTCACTGTGTCTGCCAGCGAGGTCCTGGAGTAA
- the ola1 gene encoding obg-like ATPase 1, protein MPPKKAGDGPKPPPLIGRFGTSLKIGIVGLPNVGKSTFFNVLTKSQAAAENFPFCTIDPNESRVPIPDERFDFLCQYHKPASKVPAFLNVVDIAGLVKGAHAGQGLGNAFLSHISACDSIFHMTRAFEDEDIIHVEGCVDPVRDIEIIHEELRLKDEEMIGPIIDKLEKTAVRGGDKKLKPEYDIMCKIKSWVIEEKKHVRYYHEWNDKEIEVLNKYLFLTSKPMIYLVNLSEKDYIRKKNKWLVKIKEWIDAHDPGALVIPFSGGFESKYQDMSDEEKQKFCEESKTQSVLTKIIKSGYAALQLEYFFTAGPDEVRAWTIRKGTKAPQAAGKIHTDFEKGFIMAEVMKFVDFKEEGSETAAKAAGKYRQQGRNYIVEDGDIIFFKFNTPNQPKKK, encoded by the exons ATGCCTCCAAAGAAGGCAGGAGATGGACCAAAGCCACCCCCTCTGATCGGACGGTTTGGGACTTCCCTAAAAATTGGAATAGTGGGATTACCAAATGTGGG TAAGTCTACATTCTTCAACGTGCTAACGAAGAGTCAAGCAGCAGCCGAGAATTTCCCTTTCTGCACCATCGACCCCAATGAGAGTCGTGTGCCCATTCCAGACGAGCGCTTTGACTTTCTCTGCCAATACCACAAACCTGCCAG TAAAGTTCCAGCCTTTCTGAATGTGGTGGACATTGCTGGCCTGGTGAAGGGAGCTCATGCAGGGCAGGGATTGGGCAATGCTTTCCTCTCTCACATCAGTGCCTGCGACAGCATCTTCCATATGACCC GAGCATTTGAGGATGAAGACATCATCCATGTGGAGGGATGTGTTGACCCAGTACGGGACATTGAGATTATTCACGAGGAGCTCAGGCTGAAGGATGAGGAAATGATCGGGCCAATCATAGATAAGTTGGAGAAAACTGCTGTGAGGGGCGGAGACAAGAAACTCAAACCTGAATAT GACATTATGTGCAAAATAAAGTCCTGGGTGATTGAGGAGAAGAAACATGTGCGCTATTACCATGAATGGAACGACAAGGAG ATTGAGGTGCTGAACAAATACCTCTTTCTGACGTCTAAGCCGATGATCTACCTGGTAAACCTCTCAGAGAAAGACTAcatcaggaaaaaaaacaagtg GCTGGTGAAGATTAAGGAGTGGATAGATGCTCATGATCCTGGTGCTCTGGTCATCCCGTTCAGTGGAGGATTTGAGAGCAAGTATCAGGACATGAGTGATGAGGAGAAACAGAAGTTCTGTGAGGAGAGTAAAACCCAAAG TGTGCTGACCAAGATCATCAAGAGTGGCTATGCCGCGCTACAGCTGGAATATTTCTTCACAGCAGGACCTGATGAAGTACGCGCATGGACCATCAGG AAAGGTACAAAGGCACCACAGGCAGCTGGGAAGATCCATACAGACTTTGAGAAAGGCTTCATCATGGCAGAGGTCATGAAGTTTGTAGATTTCAAAGAGGAGGGCTCTGAAACCGCTGCTAAG GCAGCAGGAAAGTACAGACAGCAGGGAAGGAACTACATTGTGGAGGATGGCGACATTATCTTCTTCAAATTCAATACACCCAATCAGCCAAAGAAGAAATGA